The window TTTAAAAATTCTGCCGTTGCTTCGGCGTTTGCAATGCTTCTGCCTTTTCCGGCGATACCCGTCATAATGTGGGCTCCGAAAGAATAGCCGTGCTTTTGTATTTTAGATACGGCCCTTTCGGCCTCAGCCCTTGTGTGATCCTTATTCATAAATAAAAGAACATCATCTAAACCGCTTTCTACTCCTATATAAAGAGTTCTAATGCCCTGTGTATATAGGGTTTCCAATTCGGCATCGGTTTTTTTTAAAATGCCTGTGATTGTCGCGTCCATGTTTATGCAATTACAATCGGGAAAATACTTATGAATTAAATTCAATATTTTTAAAAGATGTTCCGTTTCTAAATTGAAGGCACTTCCGTCCCCTAAAAAAATTTTTGAAAGGTTCCCGTTCAAATTTTTTACGCGTATAAGCTCCTCTTCGATTTCTGAAAGAGATAAGTCTCTATATTTTATGTTGCGGAATAAATTACAAAACTTACACTTATTATATGAGCAGCCTACCATTACGGGAAGCATAAAAGAAGAACGCTCCATAGGAGGCCTGCAAATTCTACCTTCATATTCCATAAATTACCCTCTTATATATTATACATTCAAAATAGCGTACTTTCAAGATAGCAATTTTATCTCGGCTTGTACATAAGGGATTTTTGTTATATAATTATAAGTGAGGAAATAAAATTGAGTAAACTATTTGTTGTAGGTATAGGCCCCGGCGGGACGGAATATATGTCGGCTCAGGCTGTCGAGGCCTTAAAGCAATCCGAAATAATCGTAGGTTATTCAGGCTACATTGAATATATAAAACCCTTTATCGAAGGCAAAGAAGTTTTTCAAACGGGAATGACCGGCGAAATTGAAAGATGTAAGTATGCAGTTTCAAAAGCGAAAGAAGGAAAAACCGTAAGCATTATAAGCACCGGAGATGCCGGCCTTTACGGAATGGCAGGCCCCATCTTGGAGCTTGCTCCCGATTTAAATGTCGAAATAATTCCGGGTATTTCCGCCGCCTTTGCTGCAGCTTCAAGACTGGGAGCCCCCTTAATGCACGATACGGCCCTTATCAGCCTTTCCGACAGGCTCACCGATTACGAGGTTATAAAAAAAAGAGTCGGCTTAGCGGCGGA of the Treponema denticola ATCC 35405 genome contains:
- a CDS encoding radical SAM protein; the encoded protein is MEYEGRICRPPMERSSFMLPVMVGCSYNKCKFCNLFRNIKYRDLSLSEIEEELIRVKNLNGNLSKIFLGDGSAFNLETEHLLKILNLIHKYFPDCNCINMDATITGILKKTDAELETLYTQGIRTLYIGVESGLDDVLLFMNKDHTRAEAERAVSKIQKHGYSFGAHIMTGIAGKGRSIANAEATAEFLNKTKPIRVINFSMFLHKEVPLYKDIKAGKYEAASEMENLKEEKRLLELLGDEDNPIFYDGFHDYLEFRVRGTLPKDREKMLKSIQNKIESYKPLQNDYAFVNGECTPSLEKADGSGKIWKTA
- the cobJ gene encoding precorrin-3B C(17)-methyltransferase, giving the protein MSKLFVVGIGPGGTEYMSAQAVEALKQSEIIVGYSGYIEYIKPFIEGKEVFQTGMTGEIERCKYAVSKAKEGKTVSIISTGDAGLYGMAGPILELAPDLNVEIIPGISAAFAAASRLGAPLMHDTALISLSDRLTDYEVIKKRVGLAAEGDFVIALYNPKSKTRSDYIEEAVNIILKFRAPQTPVGIVKNACRNNEKITVTELQKINYDEIDMFSLIIIGNSNTYIQNGKIITPRGYKIK